The DNA window TCCATTTCCGTGATCAAGCCTTGTGAATTAATGTTGAGTTATCCAAAGCAAAGTCGAttgtcatcaattaattaactaacTTGATTTAAATATTCTTGTAGGAGTTCTTTAAAAAAGTATGTTCCTTTAGAGTGGACAGAATTCTTTGACAAGGAGGAAGATGTCTGCATTCCAGACTCCGATAATGTTAGTTTGTCTTTgatgataacatttttttttttgttttaaattgtgttttcaaattttctaatGTTGTTTATGAATATAGGTATTTCATGTATATATGGCAGGGACAGAGGGCCCGGTTGTTTTTTGTTTACACGGAGGCGGTTATTCTGggtatgttttatttgttttttctgctAATTGTTCTGTAATACCGGCAGCATGAGTTTCGGTTTTCGCATGAAAATGTTTGTTTAAAAATGCTTGGATCGTTGAATTATAGATttcatttgtttaaaaaatgttagaatTTGGGGTCCTGGTGAAGATAGATTGTGTGATTTCTTTGGCTAGGCTTTCATTTGCACTCTCAACAAGTAAAATTAAGGAGAAAGCTCGGGTGGTTGCGATGGACTTGAGAGGACATGGAAAGACATCGACCGAAAATGAGCTTGATCTATCTGTCGAGGTATTggtgattttgttgtttttcaatccATGTGAAAGTGATTGTTTCAATAGCCATTTATGCTAGTTGTTGGGTTTTATAACACGGCAGCTTGATATCTATAAGtgtgtttttgaatttgaatttgcaGACTTTGTGTAATGATGTTTTCGCTGTATTGAAGGCAATGTATGGAGATTCTCCTCCTGCAATTGTGCTTGTTGGCCACAGGTTGTGCTCTTTCGGCAAGTTAGTTTGCTTGTAATAATTCATATTGTGTAGTTAGTTATTAAGGTTCTGCATAACTggtaatgaaaaacataaaaaaagtgcTACCATCTCCACAATCACTAACCAACAGTCAATCCTGTCTTTGTTGCCTGGCCCCAACTTCTACAATGGAAGCTGTAGTGATTTTTAACTTTGACAAATTCCTTAGATGAGCCAATTCTCTGATAATTGCTGATGATACAATCTTCATATCTTcttcgtctctctctctctctctctctctctctctctctctcttttcttttcttttctgattcATTAATAAGAGGCAAAGGAAACACCTTAACACTCGTTTCAAATTTTTCTATTAACTCTCTTCCCTCTATCTTTGTTATTGTTTGTTGTTGAGCTCATTTTACTGTCAAACAGCATGGGTGGCTCAGTTGCTGTGCATGTGGCTGCAAAAAAAGCATTACCTAGCTTGGCTGGACTGGTTGTTGTGGACGTTGTGGAGGTTTGCTTTTTTCTGTAGTAGCCTTgtcggaattttttttaatggtcttttttaactttatttgaaTAATGTCATGAAATTTCAGGGAACAGCTATGGCTTCATTGGCTCACATGCAGAAACTCTTATCAAGTAGGATGCAGCATTTTTCTACCATGGAAAAAGCGGTATGTGAAATTCCTAAGTGATCCCAATCCTTCCCATCCGTTTGTTCTCTGCACATCCTGATTCTTTGAAgatgatctttgaaattttttttagctaaaggACTTTAGCTTATAAAGAGATGGAAGGATTGGAAAAAGTGGTGTATTTCATCTGCTTCTGTAAAAAGTATCTTTACTTGGGGATGTTTACTCCATAATTCCTCTTATTAGATGATGAACTTATTTTGGCATGGTAGTGGTTAATCCTTGTCTGATGCTCATGTCTATATTTTAGTTTCAACTTTACTGGTATCAGTGGCCAAGCCACAAACAAAAGCTAGGGTTTTTTAGATGATATGATGTTGATGGCAGACAAGAAGATTGAAGATATTCACTGTgctattaggattaagccttttAGATAGGTGTTTACTTTGCTAGTTAAAAGTTTCAAGTTCTGTCAAGCACTAGAAGAAATCGTGTTTTTCCTGTTGCGATACATGCCTCATGGGACTTCAAGAGAATAGACAAAGAAAGGGAGATAAAATGAGAAGATCCAGCAAGACAGACTAAGACTTTGTGCTTGAGCTGCAAATGTAGTTTTTAATCTAGATATAAGTTGAAATATCTTGTTTACAGGCTAGAGCTAGGCCAGAAACAACTGGGGACTGGCTCATGGACTTCTCTTTTTAACACCCAATCCAAAATTCTTTTTCTAGAATTCTCAAAGTATCCAAACATAAGAATTATTGCGCTAGTGTCCAAAGGACTCATACATGGATGTAAATACTGTGTTCATGCTTGGTCTCGCAATCTTCTTGTGGGTCGTGCTGGTCAGTGGCTCATAATTATGGTGCCTTATTCAAGCGATGTGATTTTGTGTGGGTTTGCATTTCCTCTTTAGCTTTAATATAATTGGAGCATTGCTCAATCAACATAATGATTTGTCTTTGTGCTTTAAAGATAATAGACTATCATATTGTGTCTTTTGGGAGTAGAAGGGATTGTGACTTTCTCTGGAATTTTGGTGGGGAGTCTCCTATTTTTACACGCAACTATCGTGGGGTGCAATGTTTTAATCCTGTATGTGGTGTTCTGCACTATGGACTTTCAGGGAATTATATTCAATGGCAGTgaaaattcttttgttttggttttacaGAGGATGTCGTCCTTAAAATCCATTCTACTCTTTTGATTGTTTCTCATGCTATGCCTTTTGGTGGTCCTTTGAAGTCCTAATTAACCGGAAAAGATTACTATGTACAGATAGAATGGAGTGTCAGGGGAGGTTCATTAAGAAACATCGATTCTGCTCGTGTATCTGTGCCTGCCACATTAAAGTACGATGATTCAAAGAAATGGTGAGTACTTCCACTACTGTAAGTAAATTAAAAGGCCAACATGTAATCTTTGAgaatttcaatgatttttttaattgtatatttAGATCTTGTAAACTATATATTAGCAGCTGCtgtttttaatgtcaaatttgCTTGTACTAGTTTCTCAACTGACCGGCACATTGATGATTTTGTTCTGCAGTTATGTTTATAGAACCCGTCTGGAGGAAACAGAACAATATTGGAGAGGATGGTATGAGTTAATTTGTAATTGAAATCCACATAAATAAACGTGTTGTGATGTGAATTGTACAAAAGTTGGAACACTTGTAAATGAAACCAAAGTCTTCACTGTGTACTTCTTAGATATAGGTTTGAATGTCTTTTGCATggatgcaatgtttcctcatgTGAATTGTTTATCCTAAAGAAAACCTTTTCTGAGTTGATAATACAATACTTGCTCCTAAGATTGACTCTTCATAGATACTGGGACTTGTACATGCACACATAAACACACCAAGATCTGATTTTtagtatcttttatttattttcctttcatcttGTCCAGATCTGGTGATAATGTAGTGCCCACAAAAGCACAGCACAGCTAATAAAGGATATGGCTTGAAGTACATCtgcttcaaatataaaattgattggtTGCTTTACATATCTTTCAGGTACGAAGGCCTTTCAGATAAATTTCTATCATGTCCCATTCCCAAGCTCTTGCTTTTAGCAGGAACAGACAGACTGGACAGGTTTAACTTAAAGCCTGCCTCAAATTCTCTATAGCTGGGATCCAATAATGTTGCTTAACATGATGggatttttacattttattgttttgttaatgTCACTACCTTTTGTTATGTCatctttctgtttcttttttgggGTCAATGGAGTATCCATACCCTCACTTTTAAACCACCTCCGTCCTTAGAACTAACACATTCCATGATGCCACTGGAAATTCATTTCAAACCTGTTTTCTGTTCATAATTTCATATTTGaaatgaataatgaaatttggTTATTGTATGGAATGCCTATAATATAATGCAGCTCTCTATTGTCAATCGACTTCCACATGTGAAGCATTGAAAAGAAGGTGATATGAATTACAAATGGTCCTAGCAGATATTCAGTATATTGGGAATGTTAGTGAAAAacttagataatatttttaaattagaacaCTTGTGTGGTGACTTCTCTTTAGTTAACAGATGATGACAGTTGTAGGGATGATTCGCTGGGAAAATAGTTCATCTTGCTTTTGGCAACCATAAATTCAATGGACGGGAACTGTATGAAGCATGAAGTTATAATAAAGAAAGGTGCTGCAATAGGAAAAGATGAGAAGTAATTGAGGCTCTATTTTAATGGTGTTTTAACCCTATATTTGCTTGTTAAGTTTTCTTTAGCAGAAAAGGGATGAACGAGTGATGGAAGATGGTTTTCTTTAATTGCCATGAACGTTAATCCTACTCAAACAGC is part of the Populus alba chromosome 10, ASM523922v2, whole genome shotgun sequence genome and encodes:
- the LOC118061573 gene encoding uncharacterized protein; translated protein: MESSNLTSLPEETLDVEDEQQQQENQKNPPVSAFSSVPARPPTKSSLKKYVPLEWTEFFDKEEDVCIPDSDNVFHVYMAGTEGPVVFCLHGGGYSGLSFALSTSKIKEKARVVAMDLRGHGKTSTENELDLSVETLCNDVFAVLKAMYGDSPPAIVLVGHSMGGSVAVHVAAKKALPSLAGLVVVDVVEGTAMASLAHMQKLLSSRMQHFSTMEKAIEWSVRGGSLRNIDSARVSVPATLKYDDSKKCYVYRTRLEETEQYWRGWYEGLSDKFLSCPIPKLLLLAGTDRLDRSLTIGQMQGKFQMVVIRHTGHAIQEDVPDEFATLIINFISRNRIGPHGIVIPGLRRPVQPQQ